The Anopheles coluzzii chromosome 2, AcolN3, whole genome shotgun sequence genome window below encodes:
- the LOC120949622 gene encoding vacuolar fusion protein CCZ1 homolog: MTNPVLTAELALKSFYIFNSAFGPKEGEEEKKVLFYHPQDTDIDTKIKDVGLSEAIIKFSNTFTKDDSVQTMHTQKTCQFYYQPEPGYWMIMTLSVPFDRKTRDSGDYNEYHGDTIHDTIYQSVLRQAYRMFRMFHGTFQDNLRPNEELDAQANLIGRLEAFYQSYILHLQMKRCDVVDAFGSVQYLPLNQLLFLRVQNFINMIEATFAPIKHCIFLYSDQVVWSGINPTDLYTLYEYFHSPMFDQLAQSKQTRPAYVTEQGKCKRYTLMVCRKVQNISLCLLLDDGAVENEQSLYLELNAVVNPQLTAISSDISQHLQSGGESSYSFGCGGGSSSSSSSSRDDSSPKFIFFNELNLQHRGTVRLGQAQYHSVTGSGLPNDVMNLIVDLLDDVRSNRSSVMDETIVKTHDDYWIVKRSCNTRHVFIILNKSSTLIDVTEETKKILDQHVKGIFF, encoded by the exons ATGACTAATCCCGTTCTAACGGCTGAACTGGCTCTAAAGAGCTTCTACATTTTTAATTCAGCTTTCGGACCCAAAGAGGGCGAG gaggagaagaaggtgCTCTTCTACCATCCACAGGATACGGATATCGATACGAAAATAAAGGACGTTGGTTTGAGCGAAGCCATCATAAAGTTCAGCAA CACCTTCACCAAAGATGACAGCGTGCAGACGATGCACACGCAGAAGACGTGCCAGTTCTACTACCAGCCCGAACCCGGCTACTGGATGATCATGACGCTGAGCGTACCGTTCGATCGGAAAACGCGCGACTCGGGCGACTACAACGAGTACCATGGCGACACGATACACGACACCATCTACCAGTCCGTGCTGCGCCAGGCCTATCGCATGTTTCGCATGTTTCACGGCACCTTCCAGGACAACCTGCGGCCGAACGAGGAGCTGGACGCGCAGGCGAACCTGATCGGCCGGCTGGAAGCGTTCTACCAGAGCTACATACTGCACCTGCAGATGAAACGGTGTGACGTGGTGGATGCGTTCGGCAGCGTACAGTACCTGCCACTGAACCAGCTGCTCTTTCTGCGGGTACAGAACTTTATCAACATGATCGAGGCCACGTTCGCGCCGATCAAGCACTGCATCTTCCTGTACAGCGACCAGGTGGTGTGGAGCGGCATCAACCCGACCGATCTGTACACGCTGTACGAGTACTTTCACAGCCCGATGTTCGACCAGCTGGCACAGTCGAAGCAGACGCGCCCCGCCTACGTGACCGAGCAGGGCAAATGCAAGCGCTACACGCTGATGGTGTGCCGGAAGGTGCAGAACATTTCCCTCTGCCTGCTGCTCGACGACGGTGCGGTCGAGAACGAGCAGTCGCTGTACCTGGAGCTGAATGCGGTGGTAAACCCGCAGCTGACGGCCATCTCGTCCGACATTAGCCAGCATTTGCAGAGCGGCGGTGAGTCGAGCTACAGCTTTGGCTGTGGGGgcggcagcagtagtagcagcagcagcagcagggacgATTCGTCCCCAAAGTTTATCTTCTTCAACGAGCTGAACCTGCAGCACCGGGGCACGGTACGGTTGGGCCAGGCGCAGTACCATTCCGTCACCGGCAGTGGGCTTCCGAACGATGTGATGAACCTGATCGTCGACCTGCTGGACGACGTGCGCAGCAACCGGTCGAGCGTGATGGACGAGACGATCGTGAAGACGCACGACGACTACTGGATCGTGAAGCGCAGCTGCAACACGCGGCACGTCTTCATCATCCTCAACAAAAGCTCCACGCTTATCGACGTGACGGAGGAGACGAAGAAGATACTGGACCAGCATGTAAAGGGTATCTTTTTCTAG
- the LOC120949625 gene encoding signal recognition particle receptor subunit beta produces the protein MDKADRKSSARASIKLGELNYTPVLIALAVVLLTIVVLFLWKRKKTVRSAVLFTGLCDSGKTYLFAHLCLGGARETFTSIKENVGCFKTERGRVLKMVDVPGNERLRGKFFDEYKNIAKAIVYMIDSVTVQKDIRDVADFLYTILVDKATSKVPVVVLCNKQDETLAKTETAIKSMLEKEINIVRQTRRSQLQSVDNSSSSDTFLGKSASVDFEFEQLGQRVRFVPCSAMEEQFAGLTKFLDTL, from the exons ATGGACAAAGCTGACAGGAAATCATCGGCCCGTGCCTCGATTAAGCTGGGCGAGCTAAACTACACACCGGTGCTGATCGCCCTAGCCGTAGTACTTCTCACAATCG TGGTTCTGTTCCTATGGAAACGCAAGAAGACCGTACGATCTGCGGTGCTGTTTACCGGGCTGTGCGATTCGGGCAAAACGTACCTGTTTGCCCACCTGTGCCTCGGCGGTGCACGCGAAACGTTCACATCGATCAAGGAGAACGTCGGATGCTTCAAGACGGAGAGGGGCCGCGTGCTGAAGATGGTCGATGTGCCCGGGAACGAGCGGCTGCGGGGCAAGTTCTTTGACGAGTACAAAAACATTGCCAAGGCGATCGTGTACATGATCGACAGTGTGACGGTACAGAAGGACATCCGGGATGTGGCCGA CTTCCTGTACACCATTCTAGTGGACAAAGCCACGTCCAAGGTTCCGGTGGTTGTGCTGTGCAACAAGCAGGACGAAACGCTCGCCAAAACAGAAACTGCCATCAAAAGCATGCTGGAAAAGGAAAT CAATATCGTCCGGCAGACCCGAAGAAGTCAACTGCAATCCGTCGACAACAGCTCGTCCTCGGACACGTTCCTCGGCAAGTCGGCCAGCGTAGACTTTGAGTTCGAGCAGCTCGGACAGCGGGTACGCTTTGTGCCGTGCTCTGCGATGGAGGAACAGTTTGCCGGACTGACCAAATTCCTCGATACACTGTGA
- the LOC120950338 gene encoding BTB/POZ domain-containing protein 9-like has translation MANSSISEIDQTAVLVTHLAQICLNADNADVTFIVKGEHLPAHRIILATRSEYFRALLYGGLKESKQNEIPLDIPAKAFKYLMKYIYTGRLSLKQMKNTDILDILELAHQYRFVDLQTAISDYLCKVICMENVCYISRTACLLDLNSLSTACYTFMDKNVTNVMKPHIFRNISYEALFGILKRKTFNTDQVNIFKAVHDWCRFNEANPDKAEKLYNQVRFTLMSRHNLLNVVRSANVLDPNRLLNIIAEKEKSSELPHRASSLLEMTLLNDMIKWYFSGATSWSWIGVIDLDKLFMVNCIRVEKSNKLYSIYQIEVSQDQQCWTQVAPRTGSFNFWTVAQFRNRLVRFIRISFVRETEDIASIKVMYNKH, from the exons ATGGCTAACTCATCCATCAGTGAAATAGATCAAACAGCAGTGTTGGTAACCCATCTTGCACAGATTTGCTTGAACGCTGATAATGCGGACGTCACCTTTATCGTGAAGGGTGAGCATCTACCAGCGCATCGAATCATACTGGCGACCAGGAGTGAATACTTTCGGGCGCTATTATACGGTGGACTGAAGGAGTCAAAGCAGAATGAGATTCCACTCGATATTCCGGCAAAAGCATTCAAGTATCTGATGAAATACATCTACACCGGCCGTTTGTCACTAAAGCAGATGAAGAACACCGACATTCTAGATATACTTGAGTTAGCTCATCAGTATCGGTTTGTCGACTTGCAGACGGCTATTTCGGATTACCTTTGCAAAGTTATTTGCATGGAGAATGTGTGCTATATATCAAGAACTGCTTGTTTATTAGACCTTAACAGCTTATCCACTGCATGCTACACATTTATGGACAAGAATGTGACCAATGTGATGAAGCCGCATATATTCCGTAATATCTCCTATGAGGCCCTGTTCGGTATATTAAAGCGGAAAACTTTTAACACTGACCAAGTGAATATTTTCAAAGCTGTTCATGATTGGTGCCGATTCAATGAAGCAAACCCAGATAAAGCTGAGAAGCTCTATAATCAGGTACGGTTTACGCTGATGTCTCGGCATAACCTGCTGAATGTGGTGCGGAGTGCAAATGTCCTGGATCCGAATCGTCTATTGAATATAATTGCTGAGAAAGAGAAGTCATCGGAATTGCCACATCGAGCTTCATCCT TGCTAGAGATGACTCTACTCAACGATATGATTAAGTGGTACTTCTCAGGTGCAACATCATGGAGCTGGATTGGTGTAATCGATTTGGATAAACTTTTCATGGTCAACTGTATTCGAGTGGAAAAGTCAAATAAATTGTATTCTATCTATCAGATAGAAGTTTCACAAGATCAACAGTGTTGGACCCAAGTTGCCCCACGTACAGGATCCTTTAATTTTTGGACCGTAGCCCAGTTTCGGAATAGGCTTGTTCGTTTCATTCGTATTTCTTTCGTCAGAGAAACAGAGGACATTGCATCCATTAAAGTAATGtacaataaacattaa
- the LOC120950337 gene encoding BTB/POZ domain-containing protein 9-like isoform X1, protein MDNSSISEIDQTALLVSHLAQMCMDADNADVTFIVKGEHLPAHRNILAARSEYFRALLYGGLKESKQNEIALDVPVEAFKFLMKYIYTGRLPLKKMKNTDILDILELAHQYGFIDLQTAISDYLCKDICMDNVCYISRTACLLDLNSLSTACYTFMDENASSVLKSDMFRSISYEALFGLLKRTTFFADEVEIFKAVHDWCRFNEAKSDKAEKLYNQVRFMLMSQHDLLNVVRSANVLDPNRLLDIIAEKEKSSELPHRATSLVELTIANDKIKWSPTFSNMLSLNGEIDLGKHIMVNCIRVEKSNGWYKSIDRTYVVEVSVDNQRWSKGVTCTASTANVTVTHFPAGVARYIRVSQVQETYEISVIKAMCQKLKCTCPTGEKKH, encoded by the exons ATGGATAACTCATCCATCAGTGAAATAGATCAAACAGCATTGTTGGTATCCCATCTGGCACAGATGTGCATGGACGCTGACAATGCGGACGTCACCTTTATCGTGAAGGGCGAGCATCTACCAGCGCATCGGAACATCCTAGCGGCAAGGAGCGAATATTTCCGGGCACTTTTATATGGTGGACTGAAGGAGTCAAAGCAGAACGAAATTGCACTCGATGTTCCGGTAGAAGCATTCAAGTTTTTGATGAAATATATCTACACCGGCCGTTTGCCGTtaaagaagatgaagaacaCCGACATTCTAGATATACTTGAGTTAGCTCATCAGTATGGGTTTATCGACCTGCAGACGGCTATTTCGGATTACCTTTGCAAAGATATTTGCATGGACAATGTGTGCTATATATCAAGAACTGCTTGTTTATTAGACCTTAACAGCTTATCCACTGCATGCTACACGTTTATGGACGAGAATGCGAGCAGTGTCTTGAAGTCGGATATGTTCCGTAGCATATCCTATGAGGCCCTGTTCGGTTTATTAAAGCGGACGACTTTTTTCGCTGATGAAGTCGAAATCTTCAAAGCTGTTCATGATTGGTGCCGATTCAATGAAGCAAAATCAGATAAAGCTGAGAAGCTCTATAATCAGGTACGGTTTATGCTGATGTCTCAGCATGACCTTTTGAATGTGGTGCGGAGTGCAAATGTCCTGGATCCGAATCGTCTGTTGGATATAATTGCTGAGAAAGAGAAGTCATCGGAATTGCCTCATCGTGCTACATCCT TGGTGGAGCTGACTATAGCCAATGATAAGATTAAGTGGTCCCCAACATTTTCAAATATGTTGAGCCTGAATGGTGAAATCGATTTGGGTAAACATATCATGGTCAACTGTATTCGAGTGGAAAAGTCAAATGGTTGGTATAAGTCAATTGATCGGACATACGTCGTAGAAGTTTCAGTCGATAACCAGCGTTGGAGTAAAGGTGTTACATGTACAGCATCCACTGCTAATGTGACCGTAACGCATTTTCCGGCTGGTGTTGCTCGTTACATTCGTGTTTCGCAAGTGCAAGAAACGTATGAAATTAGCGTTATTAAAGCCATGTGCCAAAAACTCAAATGTACCTGCCCGACCGGTGAAAAAAAGCACTAA
- the LOC120950337 gene encoding BTB/POZ domain-containing protein 9-like isoform X3, which translates to MDNSSISEIDQTALLVSHLAQMCMDADNADVTFIVKGEHLPAHRNILAARSEYFRALLYGGLKESKQNEIALDVPVEAFKFLMKYIYTGRLPLKKMKNTDILDILELAHQYGFIDLQTAISDYLCKDICMDNVCYISRTACLLDLNSLSTACYTFMDENASSVLKSDMFRSISYEALFGLLKRTTFFADEVEIFKAVHDWCRFNEAKSDKAEKLYNQVRFMLMSQHDLLNVVRSANVLDPNRLLDIIAEKEKSSELPHRATSLVELTIANDKIKWSPTFSNMLSLNGEIDLGKHIMVNCIRVEKSNGNVPWVLRLA; encoded by the exons ATGGATAACTCATCCATCAGTGAAATAGATCAAACAGCATTGTTGGTATCCCATCTGGCACAGATGTGCATGGACGCTGACAATGCGGACGTCACCTTTATCGTGAAGGGCGAGCATCTACCAGCGCATCGGAACATCCTAGCGGCAAGGAGCGAATATTTCCGGGCACTTTTATATGGTGGACTGAAGGAGTCAAAGCAGAACGAAATTGCACTCGATGTTCCGGTAGAAGCATTCAAGTTTTTGATGAAATATATCTACACCGGCCGTTTGCCGTtaaagaagatgaagaacaCCGACATTCTAGATATACTTGAGTTAGCTCATCAGTATGGGTTTATCGACCTGCAGACGGCTATTTCGGATTACCTTTGCAAAGATATTTGCATGGACAATGTGTGCTATATATCAAGAACTGCTTGTTTATTAGACCTTAACAGCTTATCCACTGCATGCTACACGTTTATGGACGAGAATGCGAGCAGTGTCTTGAAGTCGGATATGTTCCGTAGCATATCCTATGAGGCCCTGTTCGGTTTATTAAAGCGGACGACTTTTTTCGCTGATGAAGTCGAAATCTTCAAAGCTGTTCATGATTGGTGCCGATTCAATGAAGCAAAATCAGATAAAGCTGAGAAGCTCTATAATCAGGTACGGTTTATGCTGATGTCTCAGCATGACCTTTTGAATGTGGTGCGGAGTGCAAATGTCCTGGATCCGAATCGTCTGTTGGATATAATTGCTGAGAAAGAGAAGTCATCGGAATTGCCTCATCGTGCTACATCCT TGGTGGAGCTGACTATAGCCAATGATAAGATTAAGTGGTCCCCAACATTTTCAAATATGTTGAGCCTGAATGGTGAAATCGATTTGGGTAAACATATCATGGTCAACTGTATTCGAGTGGAAAAGTCAAATG
- the LOC120950337 gene encoding BTB/POZ domain-containing protein 9-like isoform X4: MDNSSISEIDQTALLVSHLAQMCMDADNADVTFIVKGEHLPAHRNILAARSEYFRALLYGGLKESKQNEIALDVPVEAFKFLMKYIYTGRLPLKKMKNTDILDILELAHQYGFIDLQTAISDYLCKDICMDNVCYISRTACLLDLNSLSTACYTFMDENASSVLKSDMFRSISYEALFGLLKRTTFFADEVEIFKAVHDWCRFNEAKSDKAEKLYNQVRFMLMSQHDLLNVVRSANVLDPNRLLDIIAEKEKSSELPHRATSLVELTIANDKIKWSPTFSNMLSLNGEIDLGKHIMVNCIRVEKSNVYCT, from the exons ATGGATAACTCATCCATCAGTGAAATAGATCAAACAGCATTGTTGGTATCCCATCTGGCACAGATGTGCATGGACGCTGACAATGCGGACGTCACCTTTATCGTGAAGGGCGAGCATCTACCAGCGCATCGGAACATCCTAGCGGCAAGGAGCGAATATTTCCGGGCACTTTTATATGGTGGACTGAAGGAGTCAAAGCAGAACGAAATTGCACTCGATGTTCCGGTAGAAGCATTCAAGTTTTTGATGAAATATATCTACACCGGCCGTTTGCCGTtaaagaagatgaagaacaCCGACATTCTAGATATACTTGAGTTAGCTCATCAGTATGGGTTTATCGACCTGCAGACGGCTATTTCGGATTACCTTTGCAAAGATATTTGCATGGACAATGTGTGCTATATATCAAGAACTGCTTGTTTATTAGACCTTAACAGCTTATCCACTGCATGCTACACGTTTATGGACGAGAATGCGAGCAGTGTCTTGAAGTCGGATATGTTCCGTAGCATATCCTATGAGGCCCTGTTCGGTTTATTAAAGCGGACGACTTTTTTCGCTGATGAAGTCGAAATCTTCAAAGCTGTTCATGATTGGTGCCGATTCAATGAAGCAAAATCAGATAAAGCTGAGAAGCTCTATAATCAGGTACGGTTTATGCTGATGTCTCAGCATGACCTTTTGAATGTGGTGCGGAGTGCAAATGTCCTGGATCCGAATCGTCTGTTGGATATAATTGCTGAGAAAGAGAAGTCATCGGAATTGCCTCATCGTGCTACATCCT TGGTGGAGCTGACTATAGCCAATGATAAGATTAAGTGGTCCCCAACATTTTCAAATATGTTGAGCCTGAATGGTGAAATCGATTTGGGTAAACATATCATGGTCAACTGTATTCGAGTGGAAAAGTCAAATG